In Streptomyces sp. NBC_01717, one DNA window encodes the following:
- a CDS encoding magnesium and cobalt transport protein CorA, translating into MSMIRDLRAAVRPSLRKTNVLHSNYDTTRDPSASSAVVDCAVYRDGRRQESGSCLTPHEAMLRVREKGGFAWIGLHEPTEAEFAGIAREFGLHPLAVEDAVHAHQRPKLERYDDTLFTVFKTIHYVEHAELTATSEVVETGEVMCFTGRDFVITVRHGGHGSLRALRHRLQDDPELLAKGPSAVLHSIADHVVDGYIAVASAVQDDIDEVEIDVFSTPAKGSPRGSDAGRIYQLKREVLEFKRAVSPLLRPMQLLSERPMRLVDPDIQKYFRDVADHLARVHEEVIGFDELLNSILQANLAQATVAQNEDMRKITSWAAIIAVPTMICGVYGMNFDHMPELRWTYGYPMVMGVIGVVCFSIHRSLKRNGWL; encoded by the coding sequence ATGTCGATGATCCGTGACCTGCGCGCCGCCGTGCGCCCGTCCCTGCGCAAGACCAACGTCCTGCACAGCAATTACGACACCACCCGTGACCCGTCCGCCTCCAGCGCGGTCGTCGACTGCGCGGTCTACCGCGACGGGCGGCGGCAGGAGAGCGGAAGCTGCCTGACACCGCACGAGGCGATGCTCCGGGTACGGGAGAAGGGCGGCTTCGCCTGGATCGGTCTCCACGAGCCGACCGAGGCCGAATTCGCCGGGATCGCCCGGGAGTTCGGTCTCCACCCGCTCGCCGTCGAGGACGCCGTCCACGCCCACCAGCGGCCGAAGCTGGAACGGTACGACGACACGCTGTTCACCGTCTTCAAGACCATCCACTACGTCGAGCACGCCGAGCTCACCGCGACCAGCGAGGTCGTCGAGACCGGTGAGGTGATGTGCTTCACCGGCCGGGATTTCGTCATCACCGTCCGGCACGGCGGGCACGGCTCGCTGCGTGCGCTGCGGCACCGGCTGCAGGACGACCCCGAGCTGCTCGCCAAGGGGCCGTCGGCCGTTCTGCACTCCATCGCCGACCATGTCGTGGACGGCTACATCGCGGTGGCGAGCGCCGTCCAGGACGACATCGACGAGGTGGAGATCGATGTCTTCTCCACCCCCGCGAAGGGCAGCCCGCGCGGTTCGGACGCCGGCCGGATCTACCAGCTGAAGCGTGAGGTGCTGGAGTTCAAGCGGGCCGTCTCGCCGCTGCTGCGGCCGATGCAGCTGCTCAGCGAGCGGCCGATGCGACTGGTCGACCCGGACATCCAGAAGTACTTCCGGGACGTCGCCGACCACCTGGCGCGGGTGCACGAAGAGGTCATCGGCTTCGACGAACTGCTGAACTCGATCCTGCAGGCCAACCTGGCGCAGGCGACCGTCGCCCAGAACGAGGACATGCGCAAGATCACGTCCTGGGCGGCCATCATCGCCGTGCCGACCATGATCTGCGGCGTCTACGGCATGAATTTCGACCACATGCCGGAACTGCGGTGGACGTACGGCTATCCGATGGTGATGGGCGTCATCGGGGTCGTCTGCTTCTCCATCCACCGCTCGCTCAAGCGCAACGGGTGGCTCTAA
- a CDS encoding magnesium transporter MgtE N-terminal domain-containing protein — MAAGASRVFVSHLSGVPVFDPNGDQVGRVRDLVAMLRVGGRPPRLLGFVVEVVSRRRIFLPMTRVTGIDSGQVITTGVVNMRRFEQRPTERLILGEFLDRRVRLVETDEEVTILDVAIQQLPARRDWEIVKYFVRKGRGGALRRKGETLTVDWSAVSGFSLEEHGQGAESLVATFERLRPTDVANALHHLSPKRRAEVAAALDDDRLADVLEELPEDDQVEIIGKLKEERAADVLEAMDPDDAADLLSELPEEDKERLLMLMRPDDAADVRRLMSYEERTAGGLMTTEPIVLRPDATVADALARVRRSDLSPALAAQVYVCRPPDETPTGKYLGAVHFQRLLRDPPFTLVSSIVDSDLVPLTPDTPLSVVTSYLAAYNLVSVPVVDESGSLLGAVTVDDVLDHLLPEDWRETDFHGEEWVAHGG; from the coding sequence ATGGCCGCAGGTGCCTCCCGCGTCTTCGTCTCGCACCTCTCCGGTGTGCCCGTCTTCGACCCCAACGGCGACCAGGTGGGCCGCGTCCGCGATCTCGTCGCGATGCTGCGGGTCGGCGGCCGTCCGCCACGGCTGCTCGGCTTCGTCGTCGAGGTCGTCAGCCGGCGCCGGATCTTCCTCCCGATGACCCGGGTGACGGGCATCGACTCGGGCCAGGTCATCACCACCGGCGTGGTGAACATGCGGCGCTTCGAGCAGCGCCCCACCGAGCGCCTGATCCTCGGCGAGTTCCTGGACCGCCGGGTCCGGCTGGTGGAGACCGACGAGGAGGTCACCATCCTCGACGTCGCGATCCAGCAGCTCCCGGCCCGCCGCGACTGGGAGATCGTCAAGTACTTCGTCCGCAAGGGCAGGGGCGGGGCGCTGCGCCGCAAGGGCGAGACCCTGACGGTGGACTGGTCGGCGGTCAGCGGCTTCTCGCTGGAGGAGCACGGGCAGGGCGCCGAGTCGCTCGTCGCCACGTTCGAGCGGCTGCGCCCGACCGATGTGGCCAACGCGCTGCACCATCTGTCGCCGAAGCGGCGCGCCGAGGTGGCCGCCGCCCTCGACGACGACCGGCTCGCCGACGTGCTGGAGGAGCTGCCCGAGGACGACCAGGTGGAGATCATCGGCAAGCTGAAGGAGGAGCGCGCCGCCGACGTCCTGGAGGCGATGGACCCGGACGACGCGGCCGACCTGCTCTCCGAACTGCCGGAGGAGGACAAGGAGCGGCTGCTGATGCTGATGCGGCCGGACGACGCGGCGGACGTGCGGCGGCTGATGTCGTACGAGGAGCGGACCGCGGGCGGCCTGATGACCACCGAGCCGATCGTGCTGCGGCCGGACGCCACGGTCGCCGACGCGCTCGCCCGGGTCCGCCGCTCCGACCTGTCCCCGGCGCTCGCCGCGCAGGTGTACGTGTGCCGGCCGCCGGACGAGACGCCGACCGGCAAGTACCTGGGCGCGGTGCACTTCCAGCGGCTGCTGCGCGACCCGCCGTTCACCCTGGTCAGCTCGATCGTCGACAGCGACCTCGTGCCGCTGACCCCGGACACCCCGCTGTCGGTGGTGACCAGTTACCTGGCGGCGTACAACCTGGTCTCGGTGCCCGTCGTGGACGAGAGCGGGTCGCTGCTCGGTGCGGTGACCGTCGACGACGTCCTCGACCACCTGCTGCCCGAGGACTGGCGGGAGACCGACTTCCACGGCGAGGAGTGGGTGGCCCATGGCGGGTGA
- a CDS encoding DUF1003 domain-containing protein: protein MAGEHRPRTTGPGPSSTGSSAMTRTARGRLDQPKGVRPRLLPEYDPEAFGRFSERIARFLGTGRFIVWMTLIIIVWVLWNIFAPVNLRFDEYPFIFLTLMLSLQASYAAPLILLAQNRQDDRDRVTHEQDRKQNERSIADTEYLTREIASLRMGLGEVATRDWIRSELQDMVKDMDDRRTLFPAESDEDR, encoded by the coding sequence ATGGCGGGTGAGCACCGCCCCCGGACGACGGGACCCGGGCCGTCGTCGACGGGGTCGTCGGCGATGACGCGCACCGCCAGGGGCCGGCTGGATCAGCCGAAGGGCGTGCGGCCGCGGCTGCTGCCGGAGTACGACCCCGAGGCGTTCGGCCGATTCTCCGAGCGGATCGCCCGCTTCCTGGGCACCGGGCGGTTCATCGTCTGGATGACGCTGATCATCATCGTCTGGGTGCTGTGGAACATCTTCGCCCCGGTGAACCTGCGCTTCGACGAGTACCCGTTCATCTTCCTGACGCTGATGCTGTCGCTCCAGGCCTCGTACGCGGCCCCGCTGATCCTGCTCGCGCAGAACCGGCAGGACGACCGCGACCGGGTCACCCACGAGCAGGACCGCAAGCAGAACGAGCGCTCCATCGCGGACACCGAGTACCTCACCCGGGAGATCGCGTCCCTGCGGATGGGGCTCGGCGAGGTCGCCACCCGTGACTGGATCCGCTCGGAACTCCAGGACATGGTGAAGGACATGGACGACCGGCGCACACTATTCCCTGCCGAGAGTGACGAAGACCGCTGA
- a CDS encoding Mrp/NBP35 family ATP-binding protein produces MATEDAVREALATVNDPEIHRPITELGMVKSVEIAADGAVAVTVYLTVSGCPMRETITKNVTDAVAKVEGVTRVDVTLDVMSDEQRKELASSLRGGTAEREVPFAKPGSLTRVYAVASGKGGVGKSSVTVNLAAAMVADGLKVGVVDADIYGHSVPRMLGADGKPTQVENMIMPPSAYGVKVISIGMFTPGNAPVVWRGPMLHRALQQFLADVYWGDLDVLLLDLPPGTGDIAISVAQLVPNAEILVVTTPQQAAAEVAERAGSIAVQTHQKIVGVVENMSGMPCPHCDEMVDVFGTGGGRKVAEGLTKTVGAEVPVLGSIPIDVRLREGGDEGKPVVLSDPDSPAGKALRAIAERLGGRQRGLSGMSLGITPRNKF; encoded by the coding sequence ATGGCTACCGAAGACGCGGTGCGCGAAGCACTGGCGACAGTGAACGACCCGGAGATCCACCGACCGATCACCGAACTCGGCATGGTCAAGTCGGTCGAGATCGCCGCTGACGGTGCGGTCGCTGTCACGGTGTATCTCACGGTGTCCGGCTGCCCGATGCGCGAGACCATCACCAAGAACGTGACCGACGCGGTCGCGAAGGTCGAAGGCGTCACGCGCGTCGACGTGACGCTCGACGTGATGAGCGACGAACAGCGCAAGGAACTCGCGTCGTCGCTGCGCGGCGGCACGGCGGAGCGCGAGGTGCCGTTCGCCAAGCCCGGCTCGCTGACCCGGGTGTACGCGGTGGCGTCCGGCAAGGGCGGCGTCGGCAAATCGTCCGTGACGGTGAACCTGGCGGCGGCGATGGTCGCCGACGGCCTCAAGGTCGGCGTCGTGGACGCGGACATCTACGGGCACAGCGTGCCGCGGATGCTCGGCGCGGACGGCAAGCCGACCCAGGTCGAGAACATGATCATGCCGCCGTCGGCGTACGGCGTGAAGGTCATCTCCATCGGCATGTTCACCCCGGGCAACGCCCCGGTGGTGTGGCGCGGCCCGATGCTGCACCGAGCGCTGCAGCAGTTCCTCGCCGACGTCTACTGGGGCGACCTCGACGTCCTGCTGCTCGACCTGCCGCCGGGCACCGGTGACATCGCGATCTCCGTGGCGCAGCTCGTTCCGAACGCGGAGATCCTGGTCGTCACGACCCCGCAGCAGGCCGCGGCCGAGGTGGCCGAGCGGGCAGGCTCGATCGCGGTGCAGACCCACCAGAAGATCGTCGGCGTCGTCGAGAACATGTCGGGCATGCCGTGCCCGCACTGCGACGAAATGGTCGACGTGTTCGGCACGGGCGGCGGCCGGAAGGTGGCCGAGGGCCTGACGAAGACGGTCGGCGCCGAGGTGCCGGTGCTCGGCTCCATCCCGATCGACGTACGTCTGCGCGAGGGCGGCGACGAGGGCAAGCCCGTGGTCCTCTCGGACCCGGACTCCCCGGCCGGCAAGGCGCTGCGCGCGATCGCGGAGCGGCTGGGTGGCCGTCAGCGGGGCCTGTCGGGCATGTCTCTGGGAATCACCCCGCGCAACAAGTTCTGA
- a CDS encoding sec-independent translocase, whose product MFNDIGALEVVTLVILGVLVFGPDKLPKVIQDASRFIRKVREFSESAKEDIRTELGPEFKDFEFEDLNPKTFVRKQLMDGNDDLGLKEIRESFDLRKEMAEVTDAVNGRETTAVESAGGVSGSAAITAANGSPGAPDLLKKREQPAKDDRPPFDADAT is encoded by the coding sequence GTGTTCAATGACATAGGCGCACTCGAGGTGGTCACGCTCGTGATCCTCGGCGTGCTCGTCTTCGGCCCGGACAAGCTGCCCAAGGTGATCCAGGACGCCTCGCGCTTCATCCGAAAGGTCCGCGAGTTCTCCGAGAGCGCCAAGGAAGACATCCGTACGGAGCTCGGCCCGGAGTTCAAGGACTTCGAGTTCGAGGATCTCAACCCGAAGACGTTCGTCCGCAAGCAGCTCATGGACGGCAACGACGATCTCGGGCTGAAGGAGATCCGCGAGAGCTTCGACCTCCGCAAGGAGATGGCGGAGGTCACCGACGCGGTGAACGGGCGCGAGACCACGGCCGTGGAGTCCGCGGGCGGCGTGTCGGGCAGCGCGGCGATCACCGCGGCGAACGGGTCACCGGGCGCTCCCGACCTGCTCAAGAAGCGTGAACAGCCCGCGAAGGACGACCGCCCGCCGTTCGACGCCGACGCCACCTGA
- a CDS encoding S1C family serine protease, whose amino-acid sequence MDDGKPTGPKAKWWSRPTQGHTTTSAPKSASAAADAPVEDARAADTPARPEPVAPAQPMAPEPVTPAQSTAPEPIAPEPVAQAPEAPAPAVTPLHEPDEYSTPPYGGPGPWAPAPPVQRPVPTLAHGTPVPPVPAPYAGTNGAETPTGPAPVTTPGPVPAPAFTPPPPPPQSTHWLQYDPWGGYRQPLTQPGQPLGSDGGRGKNRRGSLLVGALLLALVAGGIGGGIGAYIERNGGLTTVELPQAAKNSGGRAPDSVAGIAASALPSVVTLHVSGTTESGTGTGFVLDNEGHILTNNHVVAPAGPSGDITVTFSGGETASAEIVGKDSGYDLAVVKVKGVSGLKPLPLGNSDNVQVGDPVVAIGAPFDLSNTVTSGIISAKDRPITAGGEKGDGSDISYVDALQTDAPINPGNSGGPLVDTDAHVIGINSAIRAADSGSTAEGGQAGSIGLGFAIPINQGKRVAEELINTGKATHPVIGVTLDMKYTGDGAKVGAKGAEGKPAVTPGGPGAKAGIKPGDIITEVDGQRVHSGEELIVKIRAHRPGDRLDLGLTRSGKDLSMTLTLGSATGT is encoded by the coding sequence ATGGACGACGGAAAGCCCACCGGGCCGAAGGCGAAGTGGTGGAGCCGTCCCACGCAGGGACACACCACCACTTCAGCGCCGAAGAGTGCATCCGCCGCGGCGGATGCGCCGGTCGAGGACGCGCGGGCCGCGGACACACCCGCACGGCCCGAGCCGGTGGCGCCCGCACAGCCCATGGCACCCGAGCCCGTGACGCCCGCGCAGTCCACCGCACCTGAGCCCATAGCACCCGAGCCCGTGGCGCAGGCGCCCGAAGCCCCCGCACCGGCGGTGACTCCACTGCACGAGCCCGACGAGTACAGCACCCCGCCGTACGGCGGCCCCGGGCCCTGGGCGCCCGCACCCCCCGTACAGCGCCCGGTCCCGACGCTGGCCCACGGCACCCCGGTACCTCCGGTACCCGCGCCGTACGCGGGCACGAACGGCGCGGAGACACCCACCGGGCCCGCACCCGTCACCACCCCGGGCCCCGTCCCCGCCCCGGCCTTCACGCCCCCGCCCCCGCCGCCCCAGTCCACGCACTGGCTGCAGTACGACCCCTGGGGTGGGTACCGGCAGCCACTGACCCAGCCCGGTCAGCCCCTCGGCTCCGACGGCGGACGGGGGAAGAACCGGCGCGGCTCGCTGCTCGTCGGCGCGCTGCTGCTCGCCCTGGTTGCGGGCGGCATCGGCGGTGGCATCGGGGCCTACATCGAGCGCAACGGCGGCCTGACCACGGTCGAACTCCCGCAGGCCGCGAAGAACAGCGGCGGCCGCGCCCCCGACAGCGTCGCGGGCATCGCCGCCAGCGCTCTGCCCAGCGTGGTCACCCTCCACGTCAGCGGCACCACCGAATCGGGCACCGGCACCGGCTTCGTCCTCGACAACGAAGGCCACATCCTCACCAACAACCATGTGGTCGCCCCGGCCGGCCCCTCCGGCGACATCACGGTGACGTTCAGCGGCGGCGAGACCGCGAGCGCCGAGATCGTCGGCAAGGACAGCGGCTACGACCTCGCCGTGGTCAAGGTCAAGGGCGTCTCCGGGCTCAAGCCGCTGCCGCTGGGCAACTCCGACAACGTGCAGGTCGGCGACCCGGTCGTGGCCATCGGCGCCCCCTTCGACCTGTCCAACACCGTCACCTCCGGCATCATCAGCGCCAAGGACCGGCCGATCACCGCGGGCGGCGAGAAGGGCGACGGCAGCGACATCAGCTACGTGGACGCGCTGCAGACCGACGCCCCCATCAACCCGGGCAACTCCGGCGGCCCGCTGGTCGACACCGACGCCCACGTCATAGGCATCAACAGCGCCATCCGCGCAGCCGACAGCGGTTCGACGGCAGAGGGCGGCCAGGCGGGTTCCATCGGACTCGGCTTCGCCATCCCGATCAATCAGGGCAAGCGGGTCGCCGAGGAGCTGATCAACACCGGAAAGGCCACCCATCCGGTGATCGGCGTCACATTGGACATGAAGTACACCGGTGACGGCGCCAAGGTCGGCGCGAAGGGCGCCGAGGGCAAGCCCGCGGTGACACCGGGCGGTCCCGGTGCGAAGGCCGGCATCAAGCCGGGCGACATCATCACCGAGGTGGACGGCCAGCGGGTGCACAGCGGCGAGGAGCTGATCGTGAAGATCCGCGCCCACCGCCCGGGCGACCGTTTGGACCTCGGGCTGACCCGCAGTGGTAAAGACCTGTCCATGACTTTGACCCTCGGGTCCGCAACGGGCACGTGA